Proteins encoded together in one Ictidomys tridecemlineatus isolate mIctTri1 chromosome 3, mIctTri1.hap1, whole genome shotgun sequence window:
- the Eif4a3 gene encoding eukaryotic initiation factor 4A-III has protein sequence MAATATMATSGSARKRLLKEEDMTKVEFETSEEVDVTPTFDTMGLREDLLRGIYAYGFEKPSAIQQRAIKQIIKGRDVIAQSQSGTGKTATFSISVLQCLDIQVRETQALILAPTRELAVQIQKGLLALGDYMNVQCHACIGGTNVGEDIRKLDYGQHVVAGTPGRVFDMIRRRSLRTRAIKMLVLDEADEMLNKGFKEQIYDVYRYLPPATQVVLISATLPHEILEMTNKFMTDPIRILVKRDELTLEGIKQFFVAVEREEWKFDTLCDLYDTLTITQAVIFCNTKRKVDWLTEKMREANFTVSSMHGDMPQKERESIMKEFRSGASRVLISTDVWARGLDVPQVSLIINYDLPNNRELYIHRIGRSGRYGRKGVAINFVKNDDIRILRDIEQYYSTQIDEMPMNVADLI, from the exons ATGGCGGCTACGGCCACGATGGCGACTTCGGGCTCGGCGCGGAAGCGTCTGCTCAAAGAGGAGGACATGACCAAAGTGGAGTTCGAGACCAGCGAAGAGGTGGACGTGACGCCCACGTTCGACACCATGGGCCTGCGGGAGGACCTGCTGCGCGGCATCTACGCCTACG GTTTTGAAAAACCATCAGCAATCCAACAGCGAGCTATCAAGCAGATAATTAAAGGGAGAGACGTCATTGCACA GTCCCAGTCTGGTACAGGCAAGACAGCCACCTTCAGTATTTCAGTCCTCCAGTGTTTAGACATACAG GTTCGAGAAACCCAGGCTTTGATCTTGGCTCCAACAAGAGAGTTAGCTGTACAGATTCAAAAG GGCCTGCTCGCTCTGGGAGACTACATGAATGTCCAGTGCCATGCCTGTATTGGGGGCACCAATGTCGGGGAGGACATCCGGAAGCTGGACTACGGGCAGCATGTTGTCGCTGGCACTCCAGGGCGTGTCTTTG ATATGATTCGTCGCAGAAGTTTAAGGACTCGGGCAATCAAGATGCTGGTTTTGGATGAGGCTGATGAGATGTTGAATAAAG gtttcaaagagcagatttaCGATGTGTACCGGTACCTGCCCCCAGCCACACAGGTGGTCCTCATCAGCGCCACTCTGCCTCATGAGATCCTGGAAATGACCAACAAGTTCATGACAGACCCCATCCGTATCCTGGTGAAGCG TGATGAACTGACCCTGGAAGGCATCAAACAGTTTTTCGTGGCAGTGGAAAGAGAAGAGTGGAAGTTTGACACCCTGTGTGACCTCTATGACACTCTGACCATCACTCAGGCGGTCATCTTCTGTAACACCAAGAGGAAG GTTGACTGGCTGACGGAGAAAATGAGAGAAGCCAATTTCACTGTGTCCTCGATGCACGGAGACATGCCTCAGAAGGAGCGGGAGTCCATCATGAAGGAATTCCGGTCTGGCGCCAG CCGAGTGCTCATTTCCACAGACGTCTGGGCCCGGGGGCTGGATGTCCCCCAGGTGTCCCTCATCATCAACTATGACCTGCCCAACAACAGAGAACTGTACATACACAG AATTGGGAGATCGGGTCGATATGGCCGGAAGGGTGTGGCCATCAATTTTGTGAAGAATGACGACATCCGCATCCTCAGAGACATTGAGCAGTACTATTCCACTCAGATTGACGAAATGCCTATGAATG TTGCTGACCTGATCTGA